A window of uncultured Draconibacterium sp. contains these coding sequences:
- a CDS encoding tail fiber domain-containing protein: MKKYFLMLIALLLTCISMGQKLPFQGKLIELGTPVEGVRTFEFEITSLGWGETHSDVLVTEGLYFIVLGSINPLPDSLFFGVEEQEMAISVDGTPLSSVTLYKPLSSPYDWSAVSVRNSEGNVVGSMHALNDSVNKNGELKLYGNNGSLNVSLSSSGLEGNSGDLALYNTNGDVKSHFYVANGGAISDGLSYNSFTGDGGGWIYNTFKFWEEDEGGKRPVLGFSSGEIYQGLLMEINKSDTVEYGEISFRSNTGELNRVTADAYTLEKNGMEISKYFFHDWLGNGPSAMFYLNGPDTRNIELCAKYWIDPNLPWFKLIGSQNQDAIQMSVDENDSESAYINLYSLDGHLTSMHSKGINFNTIDSVGIEGASINVENRNELGNAGYFNINGPQSSNFYLGTRDWEDANLPLMNLHGKDNFHAMEISVSVDGDENQFGYINLMSENGKNLNLSPERIGIEKVSLFEEPNDSTKVGHIQISGENTLNLSMGGKYWEGNGDLPYFHMFGTDDGNGNFHAIDISLDNDEQETGYINLSQRSGNSTWLGARSINMHSPDGERLASIKLEDDGQGNEWGKIELTTYEKKMANIESRLVALTDFDNTWRDLASMSINNDSEAGWAGFFNLLGPTTMNIEAGAHWDSRDRPYLNLNGASDEKRIGLSVDYDDQENEWGTLDLHGATSDNLSLGSRSWEGSPDLPVIHMYGENSFYGIELSMGHNEAEQQFGYLNLMSESGKNLYLSPESGLGVEGVGMRTESNENGNFGYLNTSGPSTTNLETGGHWDSPDRPFFNMNGANNETRISVSVNYDDQENEWGTMNLRGPGSNNIEIGARNWEDANIPFVWMQGTEDFTAIELSLDSNYPEAGYIHLMDKTNRRTWLGSGGLTIDKSTGEQIVSLRNESDGENEWGFMEMSSHEGKMIAIEPRSVILRDIDNTWNDLASISINNDSGNGWAGYLNLRGSNSNNIEFSTRSWESTDLPMINLNGQNDFRGMEISVAPDVNTAQEGFINMWSENESTMNLNPNSISFNTNSGTNGTLSPTNVGIEKASISLNENENGSSSEMYLWGDNSPNIQMGSQSWENHDLAVLNLFTDKPDGSGWFYIAASISAGADETDSWGSMDLCKNDESKITLDGYSGNITISGTLSQSSDVRLKKDINPLSNALSNLEKLRGVSYYWKTDGTKTDAQIGMIAQEVELVYPEFVKTKEDGFKTLNYSQMVAVLVEAMKEMNSKIKILETENNELKVRLTQTLPGNTEIENLKEQVKNLYEKVQMISDKNASNPELITSNGLK, from the coding sequence ATGAAAAAATATTTTTTAATGTTAATTGCCCTTCTTTTGACTTGTATTTCTATGGGGCAAAAACTTCCATTTCAGGGAAAATTAATTGAATTAGGGACACCTGTTGAAGGGGTACGTACTTTTGAATTTGAAATAACTTCCCTGGGGTGGGGCGAAACACATAGTGATGTTTTGGTTACTGAGGGATTGTATTTCATTGTCTTGGGAAGCATCAATCCTCTCCCTGATAGTTTGTTTTTTGGCGTTGAGGAACAAGAAATGGCAATCAGTGTAGACGGAACGCCTTTATCGTCAGTAACTTTATATAAACCACTGTCATCTCCTTATGACTGGAGCGCTGTTTCTGTTAGGAATTCAGAAGGAAACGTAGTGGGAAGCATGCATGCTTTAAATGATTCAGTTAACAAGAATGGGGAATTGAAATTATATGGAAACAACGGAAGTTTGAATGTAAGTCTTTCTTCATCAGGGCTTGAGGGAAATTCAGGAGATTTGGCATTGTATAATACAAATGGTGATGTAAAATCGCACTTTTATGTAGCAAATGGAGGAGCTATTTCAGATGGACTTTCATATAACAGTTTCACAGGCGATGGTGGTGGGTGGATTTATAATACTTTTAAGTTTTGGGAAGAAGATGAAGGAGGGAAACGTCCGGTGTTAGGTTTTAGCAGTGGCGAAATTTACCAGGGATTATTAATGGAAATTAATAAATCGGATACAGTTGAGTATGGTGAAATTAGTTTCCGTTCCAATACCGGAGAATTAAACCGGGTAACAGCTGATGCTTATACTCTTGAAAAGAATGGAATGGAAATTTCAAAATACTTTTTTCATGATTGGTTGGGTAACGGACCTTCTGCTATGTTTTATTTAAATGGACCAGATACACGAAACATTGAGCTTTGTGCTAAATATTGGATTGATCCGAATTTGCCGTGGTTTAAACTTATTGGTTCGCAGAATCAGGATGCAATACAAATGTCAGTCGACGAAAACGACAGTGAGTCTGCCTATATTAATCTGTATTCTTTAGATGGACACTTAACCAGCATGCATTCAAAAGGAATAAATTTTAATACCATCGACAGTGTGGGAATAGAAGGAGCTTCCATAAATGTTGAGAACCGAAATGAATTAGGAAATGCAGGATATTTCAATATAAACGGGCCGCAATCATCTAATTTTTATTTGGGTACACGCGATTGGGAAGATGCCAACCTTCCACTGATGAATTTACATGGAAAAGACAACTTTCATGCTATGGAAATTTCAGTTTCTGTGGATGGAGATGAAAATCAGTTTGGTTACATCAATTTGATGTCTGAAAATGGTAAGAACCTTAACTTGAGCCCGGAAAGAATTGGTATTGAAAAAGTTAGTTTGTTTGAAGAGCCTAACGATAGTACCAAAGTTGGACATATTCAGATATCAGGAGAGAATACATTAAACCTTTCTATGGGCGGAAAATATTGGGAAGGAAACGGAGATTTGCCGTATTTTCATATGTTTGGAACTGATGACGGCAATGGTAATTTTCATGCAATTGATATTTCATTGGATAATGACGAACAAGAAACCGGTTACATCAATCTTTCGCAACGAAGTGGTAATTCAACATGGTTGGGAGCCCGAAGTATCAATATGCACAGCCCTGATGGTGAGCGCCTGGCATCTATAAAATTGGAAGATGATGGACAGGGGAATGAATGGGGGAAAATAGAACTTACAACGTACGAAAAGAAAATGGCTAATATTGAATCCCGGTTAGTAGCTTTAACCGATTTTGATAATACCTGGCGTGATTTGGCGAGTATGAGTATAAACAACGATTCAGAGGCCGGTTGGGCTGGTTTTTTTAATCTTTTAGGACCTACTACAATGAATATTGAAGCAGGTGCTCACTGGGATTCACGAGACAGGCCATATCTGAATCTGAACGGAGCTAGCGATGAAAAGCGGATTGGCTTATCGGTTGATTACGACGATCAGGAAAACGAATGGGGAACACTGGATTTACATGGAGCCACCAGTGATAATCTATCACTGGGTAGTCGTTCGTGGGAAGGTAGTCCCGATCTACCCGTAATTCATATGTATGGAGAAAACAGTTTCTATGGAATAGAACTTTCAATGGGGCACAACGAAGCAGAGCAGCAGTTTGGTTATTTGAATCTGATGTCGGAAAGTGGAAAAAACCTTTATTTAAGCCCTGAATCCGGATTGGGTGTTGAAGGCGTCGGGATGCGAACCGAATCGAATGAAAATGGAAACTTTGGTTATTTAAATACAAGTGGCCCAAGTACTACTAATTTGGAAACCGGTGGTCACTGGGATAGTCCTGATAGACCTTTTTTTAATATGAACGGAGCAAATAATGAAACACGAATTTCAGTGTCAGTTAATTATGACGATCAGGAAAACGAATGGGGAACTATGAATCTTAGGGGGCCAGGTTCAAACAACATTGAAATTGGTGCACGTAATTGGGAAGATGCAAATATCCCATTTGTATGGATGCAGGGAACCGAAGACTTTACAGCTATTGAGCTTTCCCTCGATTCAAATTATCCAGAAGCCGGATACATTCATTTAATGGATAAGACCAATCGACGGACATGGTTAGGAAGCGGAGGACTGACCATTGACAAAAGCACTGGTGAGCAAATTGTTTCTTTACGAAACGAATCAGATGGTGAAAATGAATGGGGTTTCATGGAAATGAGTTCCCATGAAGGAAAAATGATTGCTATTGAACCACGAAGTGTAATACTCAGGGATATAGATAATACCTGGAACGATCTGGCAAGTATTTCCATTAACAATGATTCTGGAAATGGATGGGCAGGCTATTTAAATTTAAGGGGATCAAACTCGAACAATATAGAGTTTAGCACGCGCAGCTGGGAAAGTACAGACCTGCCAATGATAAATTTAAATGGTCAGAATGATTTCCGGGGAATGGAAATTTCTGTTGCTCCCGATGTGAATACAGCTCAGGAAGGCTTTATAAATATGTGGTCTGAAAATGAATCAACTATGAACCTGAACCCCAATTCTATTAGTTTTAATACAAACTCAGGAACCAACGGAACACTTAGCCCAACAAATGTGGGTATAGAAAAAGCAAGTATTTCGCTTAATGAAAATGAAAATGGTTCAAGTTCGGAAATGTACCTATGGGGAGATAACTCTCCCAACATTCAAATGGGAAGCCAGTCGTGGGAAAATCATGATTTAGCAGTTTTGAATTTGTTTACGGATAAACCGGATGGTAGTGGTTGGTTTTATATTGCGGCTAGTATAAGTGCAGGCGCCGATGAAACCGATTCCTGGGGATCAATGGATTTGTGCAAGAATGATGAATCTAAAATAACTTTAGACGGTTACAGCGGGAATATCACCATATCCGGCACTCTGAGTCAAAGTTCTGATGTACGGTTAAAAAAGGATATTAATCCACTTTCAAATGCTTTATCAAATCTTGAAAAACTCCGAGGCGTCTCGTATTATTGGAAAACTGATGGGACAAAGACAGATGCTCAGATAGGAATGATAGCACAGGAAGTAGAACTGGTGTACCCTGAATTCGTAAAAACAAAAGAAGATGGTTTTAAAACCCTCAATTATTCGCAAATGGTTGCGGTATTGGTGGAGGCTATGAAGGAAATGAATTCAAAAATAAAAATACTGGAAACCGAAAACAATGAGTTAAAAGTCAGACTTACTCAAACATTACCCGGAAATACTGAAATCGAAAATTTGAAAGAGCAGGTAAAAAACCTATATGAAAAGGTTCAGATGATTAGCGATAAAAATGCGTCTAATCCGGAATTGATAACTTCTAACGGTCTTAAATAA